In a single window of the Coprothermobacter proteolyticus DSM 5265 genome:
- a CDS encoding rod shape-determining protein, which yields MPIDIGIDLGTANSLVAVKGKGIVVSEPSVVGLDRVTHKVLKVGNEAFEMAGKTPENIVVIRPLKSGVIADDYTTEIMVKYLISKAKGHVGFSVFPQRLRVVVGVPTGATPVERRAVEDACRNAGARDVWVVQEPLAAAVGAGLPITEPRGNMIVDVGGGTTEAAVISLGGLVSWKSVPVAGDAFTERIIEFVKSEYNLFIGERTAEMIKINIGSAYPMEKMQMEVTGRDLLTGLPKRITISSDAVRDAFKDLLGSIVDAVKGTLEATPPELISDIMETGFYLTGGGSLLKGLDRLLSERTGVPVHTVEDPLTAVARGAGVIAGNMHLLKEILQA from the coding sequence ATGCCAATAGATATTGGGATCGATCTGGGAACTGCAAATAGTTTAGTGGCGGTTAAAGGCAAGGGCATCGTGGTTAGCGAGCCCTCCGTAGTAGGTTTGGATCGTGTTACGCACAAAGTTCTCAAAGTAGGTAACGAGGCCTTTGAAATGGCTGGAAAAACTCCTGAGAACATTGTGGTGATTAGACCCCTCAAAAGTGGAGTTATTGCTGATGACTACACCACGGAAATCATGGTGAAGTATCTCATAAGTAAGGCAAAAGGTCATGTGGGGTTTTCTGTGTTTCCTCAGAGGCTACGCGTAGTTGTGGGCGTACCAACTGGTGCTACTCCTGTGGAACGTAGAGCGGTGGAGGATGCCTGCAGAAACGCTGGAGCAAGAGATGTTTGGGTGGTTCAGGAGCCTTTAGCTGCAGCTGTAGGCGCTGGTCTTCCCATTACCGAACCCAGAGGTAACATGATTGTAGACGTCGGAGGAGGAACCACTGAGGCTGCGGTTATCTCTTTGGGTGGTTTGGTTTCATGGAAATCGGTACCGGTGGCAGGTGATGCTTTTACTGAAAGAATTATCGAATTTGTTAAAAGTGAATACAACCTGTTCATAGGCGAACGAACTGCTGAAATGATAAAAATAAATATTGGTTCCGCATACCCCATGGAAAAGATGCAAATGGAGGTTACAGGCCGCGATCTGCTAACAGGTTTACCAAAGCGTATCACCATTTCTTCAGATGCTGTAAGAGATGCTTTCAAGGATCTGTTGGGGAGTATTGTTGACGCAGTGAAAGGTACATTGGAGGCCACACCACCAGAGCTAATTTCGGATATCATGGAAACGGGCTTTTACCTCACGGGTGGTGGCTCCTTACTAAAGGGCTTGGATCGATTGCTTAGTGAACGCACTGGCGTGCCTGTGCACACTGTGGAGGATCCTCTAACTGCAGTGGCTCGTGGTGCTGGTGTTATTGCAGGAAACATGCATCTACTCAAAGAAATCCTGCAAGCGTGA
- the amrS gene encoding AmmeMemoRadiSam system radical SAM enzyme — protein sequence MKLYVETDKGIICLACPRACNLSSGRGYCGVRSVKDGKFSCDVCELVSSIANDPIEKKPVFHYLPGSTVLSVGTLGCNMRCIGCQNWEIAHADLDTYRWNLQRITASELVALAKRVSDGLAWTYNEPTVWAEYVYDGASLAKEEGLYTVVVTNGYYSLQTFKLWEPVVDVFRIDLKGFTDETYDKFAPDVKVSVILGNIERAVSSGKHVEVVTNVMPGVNDVDLEAIADFIKSLNPEIPWHLTRFFPQFKMQNVPPTPVSLLTRARQMALEKGLKYVYLGNVNLPGMENTVCPRCGNLLIERKGLFTVENYVEQGSCPRCGNKIYGRFGG from the coding sequence ATGAAGCTTTACGTTGAAACTGATAAAGGTATAATTTGTCTGGCTTGTCCCAGGGCGTGCAATCTTTCTTCTGGTAGAGGATATTGTGGCGTTCGTTCTGTTAAGGATGGCAAGTTTTCCTGTGATGTATGTGAACTGGTTAGTAGCATAGCCAATGATCCTATTGAGAAAAAGCCAGTTTTTCACTATTTGCCTGGTTCCACGGTGCTATCTGTGGGAACGTTGGGTTGTAATATGCGCTGCATAGGTTGTCAGAATTGGGAGATTGCTCACGCTGATTTAGATACTTATCGTTGGAACCTCCAAAGAATAACTGCCAGTGAGCTTGTAGCATTGGCAAAGCGTGTAAGCGACGGTTTGGCTTGGACTTACAATGAGCCCACAGTATGGGCAGAATACGTATATGATGGAGCTTCTCTGGCTAAGGAAGAAGGTCTGTATACGGTTGTGGTCACCAATGGTTACTATTCCCTTCAAACCTTTAAACTGTGGGAGCCAGTCGTTGACGTCTTTCGTATTGACCTTAAGGGCTTCACTGACGAGACCTATGATAAGTTTGCCCCCGATGTTAAGGTAAGTGTGATTTTGGGCAACATTGAGAGAGCGGTTTCCTCTGGAAAACATGTGGAGGTAGTGACCAATGTCATGCCAGGCGTGAATGATGTTGATTTGGAAGCCATTGCCGACTTCATTAAATCTTTGAATCCTGAAATACCTTGGCACCTAACGAGGTTTTTTCCCCAATTTAAGATGCAAAATGTGCCACCTACGCCGGTGAGTTTGCTTACCAGGGCGCGTCAGATGGCTCTGGAAAAGGGGCTAAAATACGTGTATTTGGGAAATGTAAATTTGCCAGGTATGGAAAATACTGTGTGCCCTCGTTGTGGTAATCTTTTAATTGAAAGAAAAGGTTTGTTCACGGTTGAGAACTATGTTGAGCAAGGCAGCTGTCCCCGCTGCGGCAATAAAATTTATGGAAGATTTGGAGGTTGA
- the amrA gene encoding AmmeMemoRadiSam system protein A has protein sequence MAEKMHHPYVELAKKALETFVLTGKVIPAPEPLPELFSGRAGCFVTLMENGELRGCIGTIEPVYDNLALEIINNAIAAGTEDPRFPPVRADELPYLDYTVEVLGPLELVRDLSELDPRVYGVVVQSSVRPLRKGVLLPDIEGVDTVDEQIRICRLKAGISGSEPIILYRFRTEKFK, from the coding sequence ATGGCTGAAAAAATGCATCATCCTTATGTGGAGTTAGCTAAAAAAGCTTTGGAAACGTTTGTACTCACCGGTAAAGTCATACCGGCTCCGGAGCCTTTACCTGAACTTTTTAGCGGAAGGGCTGGCTGTTTTGTCACACTCATGGAAAATGGAGAACTTAGAGGCTGTATTGGTACCATTGAACCTGTTTATGACAACCTGGCACTGGAGATTATCAACAATGCCATTGCCGCTGGGACTGAGGATCCACGGTTTCCACCTGTTAGGGCTGATGAACTGCCTTATCTGGATTACACTGTAGAGGTACTGGGACCCCTTGAACTCGTTAGGGATCTATCTGAGCTTGATCCAAGAGTGTACGGAGTTGTGGTTCAGTCCAGCGTTAGACCTCTACGTAAGGGTGTGTTGCTGCCAGACATTGAAGGTGTGGACACAGTTGACGAGCAAATCAGAATTTGCCGACTGAAAGCTGGTATAAGTGGCAGTGAACCAATCATTCTTTATAGGTTCCGTACTGAGAAGTTTAAATGA
- a CDS encoding class III extradiol dioxygenase subunit B-like domain-containing protein, translating into MPVLGIISCHPPIIIPEIGGNETKKVQKTIDALKLAASEVEKFNPEVTLIMSPHAVALNGEKVPVQVTDKYTGDFGDFGAPHVTMRYDCSSKDAYALNGCGALAIRYGLMDHGSMVPLYYLRPSSPLVIMGYAFLLSTKGYITFGSCMRQLFEGRRVLFIASGDLSHRLLPDAPAGYHPDAKRFDLKLVEAVKDWSLDKYLLLEDFRDSAGECGYWSIATLFGFMGPKAESDVLSYEGPFGVGYAVAVVKESGE; encoded by the coding sequence GTGCCTGTATTGGGCATCATTTCTTGTCATCCGCCTATAATCATTCCTGAAATAGGCGGAAACGAAACGAAAAAAGTGCAGAAAACCATTGATGCACTTAAATTAGCCGCATCTGAAGTGGAGAAGTTTAATCCTGAGGTGACACTCATAATGTCACCTCATGCAGTGGCTTTGAATGGGGAAAAGGTTCCAGTCCAGGTCACCGATAAATACACAGGCGATTTTGGTGATTTTGGTGCTCCTCACGTGACCATGCGTTACGATTGTTCTTCTAAGGATGCCTATGCACTTAACGGATGCGGCGCATTAGCTATTCGTTATGGACTCATGGACCATGGTTCCATGGTACCTCTTTACTACTTACGCCCTAGCTCCCCATTGGTAATTATGGGCTATGCATTTTTGCTCTCCACCAAAGGTTACATTACTTTTGGCTCCTGCATGAGACAGCTTTTTGAAGGTAGAAGAGTTCTCTTCATTGCTTCAGGAGATCTCAGCCATAGGCTGCTTCCTGATGCACCAGCAGGATATCATCCAGACGCAAAGCGGTTCGACTTAAAATTGGTTGAAGCGGTTAAGGATTGGTCACTGGACAAGTATCTACTTCTGGAAGATTTTAGGGATTCAGCTGGTGAATGCGGTTATTGGTCCATAGCCACGCTTTTCGGTTTTATGGGCCCAAAGGCTGAGAGCGATGTCCTGAGCTATGAAGGGCCTTTCGGCGTGGGCTATGCGGTGGCAGTTGTGAAAGAATCGGGTGAGTGA
- a CDS encoding valine--tRNA ligase — MNDGKFEAQYDATAELKWAKKWKEDKVFHSEIDKAKPRFSIVIPPPNVTGSLHIGHALDLSLQDAIVRYKKMNGFNVCWVPGTDHAGIATQNVVERALLQQGIRRQDLGREVFLEKVWEWKERYGNTILDQITRLGCGVDWDRLRFTMDPVCARAVRRAFKELFDRGLIYKGHYMINWCPRCGTAISDLEVTYEEEDSHLWFIRYPFEDQKGFIVVATTRPETMLGDTAIAVHPDDERYKNVVGKHVILPLVGRKIPVIADESVDPEFGTGAVKVTPAHDPTDFAIGQRHNLEPIQVIGLDGSMTEEAGIFSGMDRFDARKQIVQALEEQGYLEKVEPYKHAVGHCQRCHTVVEPMLSDQWFVKLTAMADEAKRVVETGEVQIIPERWIKVYQDWMDNIRDWCISRQIWWGHRIPVYTCEECGYVFASEEETVEQCPKCGGPVKQEDDVLDTWFSSSLWPFEVFGWPEETEDLKYYYPTSLLITGYDILFFWVARMIFMATTLTGQIPFEEVFLHGLVLDEHGQKMSKSKGNTVDPMDMIDEYSADALRYALVSAMSLGGQDVNFSESRVEHGKNLTNKIWNSARYVLSVLEGKQLDTTPNQFSIADRYILSRLEQTKQFVSECFEAYDFGAALREIESFYWSEYCDWYIEMSKVDPNYSTYWTLKEVLEQSLKLFHPFLPFVTQEIWDRMGHSNYLVEESWPKLSEHVVDEEAIEKVATMKEAVRGLRNLRAELGLKPSQRIPSVFLQGNMEEWEEFFPYIKFLARVSEIEHSSQTISNAYSVVVGNTVFFVPLEGLVDIDRERKRLQKQQADLENRIAIYDKRLQNEDFIKKAPQEVVEKQREERKALEESLSKVIKRLSELGG; from the coding sequence ATGAATGATGGAAAATTTGAAGCACAGTACGATGCCACTGCTGAACTTAAATGGGCAAAAAAGTGGAAGGAAGATAAGGTTTTCCACAGTGAGATCGACAAAGCCAAGCCGCGCTTTAGTATTGTCATACCTCCTCCAAACGTTACTGGCTCACTGCACATTGGGCATGCGCTGGACTTGTCGCTTCAAGATGCCATTGTGCGTTACAAAAAAATGAACGGGTTCAATGTCTGCTGGGTTCCAGGCACTGATCATGCAGGCATAGCAACTCAGAACGTTGTGGAGCGTGCTTTGCTTCAGCAAGGCATACGTCGTCAGGATCTGGGACGAGAGGTTTTCTTGGAAAAGGTTTGGGAATGGAAGGAGCGCTATGGCAATACCATTTTAGATCAGATAACACGACTGGGCTGCGGAGTAGATTGGGACAGGCTGCGTTTCACCATGGACCCGGTGTGTGCCAGAGCCGTGCGTCGGGCATTTAAAGAGCTCTTTGATAGAGGCCTCATTTACAAAGGACACTACATGATCAATTGGTGTCCACGTTGTGGCACTGCCATTTCTGACCTTGAAGTGACTTATGAAGAAGAAGACTCACATTTGTGGTTTATAAGATACCCCTTTGAAGACCAGAAGGGCTTCATAGTTGTGGCCACGACTCGTCCAGAAACCATGTTAGGAGATACTGCCATTGCCGTGCATCCTGACGATGAACGTTACAAGAATGTTGTGGGAAAGCATGTCATTCTTCCATTGGTAGGAAGGAAAATCCCTGTCATTGCGGATGAAAGTGTGGATCCCGAGTTCGGAACTGGAGCAGTAAAAGTTACACCTGCTCACGACCCAACTGACTTCGCCATTGGCCAAAGGCATAACCTTGAACCCATTCAGGTTATCGGACTTGACGGTTCAATGACTGAGGAAGCAGGTATTTTCAGTGGTATGGACCGGTTTGATGCTCGCAAGCAAATCGTGCAAGCTCTTGAAGAGCAGGGCTATCTTGAAAAGGTAGAACCTTACAAGCATGCCGTGGGCCATTGTCAGAGGTGTCACACTGTGGTGGAGCCCATGCTTTCTGACCAATGGTTTGTTAAGTTAACAGCCATGGCTGATGAAGCAAAACGTGTAGTAGAAACAGGTGAAGTGCAGATCATCCCAGAGCGCTGGATAAAGGTCTACCAAGATTGGATGGACAACATACGTGATTGGTGCATATCCAGACAGATTTGGTGGGGGCACCGCATTCCTGTTTATACCTGTGAAGAATGCGGATACGTGTTTGCCAGTGAAGAGGAAACAGTGGAGCAGTGTCCAAAATGTGGTGGGCCAGTAAAACAAGAAGATGACGTGCTGGATACATGGTTTAGTTCTTCTTTGTGGCCCTTCGAGGTGTTCGGGTGGCCTGAGGAGACTGAAGATTTGAAATATTATTACCCCACATCACTGCTCATAACTGGCTACGACATATTGTTTTTCTGGGTTGCTCGCATGATTTTCATGGCAACCACACTAACAGGGCAGATACCTTTTGAAGAAGTGTTTCTACATGGCCTTGTCTTAGATGAACATGGGCAGAAGATGAGTAAGTCAAAAGGTAACACGGTTGACCCCATGGACATGATTGATGAGTATAGTGCTGATGCACTTCGCTACGCTCTTGTATCAGCCATGAGTTTGGGCGGTCAGGATGTGAATTTTTCCGAGTCCAGGGTAGAGCACGGTAAAAATCTCACAAATAAGATATGGAACTCCGCTCGCTATGTTCTGAGTGTTTTGGAGGGTAAGCAGCTGGATACAACACCAAACCAGTTTAGCATAGCTGATCGTTACATACTAAGCAGGTTGGAGCAGACAAAACAATTTGTTAGCGAATGTTTTGAGGCTTATGATTTCGGCGCCGCTCTGAGGGAAATAGAGAGTTTCTACTGGAGTGAATACTGCGATTGGTACATTGAGATGTCAAAGGTGGATCCCAATTACAGTACCTACTGGACGCTCAAAGAGGTTTTGGAGCAGTCATTAAAGTTGTTCCATCCTTTCTTACCTTTCGTGACTCAGGAAATTTGGGATCGGATGGGGCATAGTAATTACCTGGTTGAGGAATCTTGGCCAAAGCTTAGCGAGCATGTGGTTGATGAGGAAGCCATTGAGAAAGTTGCCACAATGAAAGAAGCTGTTAGAGGGCTAAGAAATCTTCGTGCCGAACTGGGCTTAAAGCCAAGCCAGAGAATACCAAGTGTTTTCTTACAGGGAAATATGGAAGAGTGGGAAGAGTTCTTCCCCTACATAAAATTCCTTGCACGCGTGTCAGAAATTGAGCACTCATCACAAACTATTTCAAATGCCTACAGCGTAGTTGTCGGAAACACAGTGTTCTTTGTGCCATTAGAAGGTTTGGTAGATATTGACAGAGAAAGAAAACGTCTGCAGAAACAACAAGCCGATTTAGAGAATCGTATAGCCATATATGACAAGAGGCTGCAGAACGAGGATTTCATCAAAAAAGCACCACAAGAGGTTGTGGAAAAGCAGAGGGAAGAGCGTAAAGCATTGGAGGAATCACTCAGTAAAGTGATTAAGAGATTGAGTGAACTGGGGGGATGA
- a CDS encoding DUF4321 domain-containing protein: MRRKPTLPLIWSIFIGLFLGTYLGFLLGKYIPFFNHAWNFQLGPLALDLGFMAAQFNLSLGINAMSLLGVLFMLYVYLVQ, from the coding sequence GTGAGACGGAAGCCTACTTTACCACTCATTTGGAGCATTTTTATCGGTTTGTTTCTCGGAACATACCTAGGATTCTTGCTTGGGAAGTACATTCCTTTTTTCAATCATGCGTGGAATTTCCAGCTGGGACCTTTGGCTCTTGACTTGGGCTTTATGGCGGCTCAATTCAACCTTTCTCTGGGTATAAACGCCATGTCATTACTGGGCGTACTGTTCATGCTCTATGTTTATTTGGTGCAGTAA